One window of the Roseovarius sp. THAF9 genome contains the following:
- a CDS encoding CaiB/BaiF CoA-transferase family protein — MPGPLKGFRVIDLTTMISGPLATMTLADQGADVIKIEHPRGGDHSRQVTGRRGGFSASFLNNNRGKKSVTLNLKDKRGVDAALRLCETADVFVQNFRPGVAERIGLGEAAVRAVRPNIIYTSIAGFGFEGDWAGKPVYDPLIQALSGLASVQGGADAARPRLVRTILPDKLTAVQAAQSITAALLARSRTGQGSHVQISMLDTVLAFLWSSDMAGYTFVGDEVEPDQSGNAQTFVELIYQTADGWMAVSAHTDSTWAGLAAAVDRPDWLDDPRFATVAAREENKPARLELTQEALLQDTTESWMQRLSAEDVPCAPVLTRAEVYAHPQVVANGIVLEQYHPQAGTLRQARSPARFSATPTDTSSPARRLGEDTRAVLTAAGFDAAEIDEMIATGVATDTQDSEE; from the coding sequence ATGCCAGGACCGCTCAAAGGGTTTCGCGTGATCGACCTGACGACAATGATCTCTGGCCCGCTGGCCACCATGACCCTCGCGGATCAGGGCGCCGACGTGATCAAGATAGAGCATCCCCGAGGCGGCGACCACAGCCGCCAGGTCACCGGTCGGCGCGGTGGATTTTCGGCCTCTTTCCTGAACAACAACCGAGGCAAGAAATCGGTAACGCTGAACCTCAAGGACAAGCGCGGCGTTGACGCCGCGCTGAGGCTTTGCGAAACGGCGGACGTCTTCGTTCAAAACTTCAGACCCGGCGTGGCCGAGCGGATCGGCCTTGGCGAGGCGGCCGTGCGTGCAGTACGCCCCAACATCATATACACCTCCATCGCGGGGTTCGGTTTCGAAGGCGACTGGGCCGGCAAACCTGTCTACGACCCGCTCATACAGGCACTTTCCGGACTGGCGAGCGTACAAGGCGGCGCGGATGCCGCGAGACCCCGGCTTGTGCGCACCATTCTGCCCGACAAACTGACCGCAGTTCAGGCGGCCCAAAGCATCACCGCGGCCCTGCTCGCCCGCAGCCGCACCGGCCAAGGCAGCCACGTACAGATCTCCATGCTGGATACGGTTCTCGCCTTCCTGTGGAGTTCGGACATGGCGGGCTACACGTTTGTCGGCGACGAGGTGGAGCCGGACCAGAGTGGCAACGCACAAACCTTCGTCGAGCTTATCTACCAGACCGCCGATGGCTGGATGGCCGTCTCGGCTCATACGGACAGTACCTGGGCGGGGCTGGCCGCCGCCGTTGACCGGCCGGACTGGCTGGACGATCCGCGTTTCGCAACCGTTGCCGCGCGGGAAGAAAACAAACCTGCCCGTCTTGAACTAACGCAGGAGGCTTTGTTGCAGGACACGACAGAGAGCTGGATGCAGCGGCTAAGTGCCGAAGACGTACCCTGCGCGCCGGTCCTGACACGCGCCGAAGTCTACGCGCACCCGCAAGTCGTCGCCAACGGCATTGTCCTGGAACAATACCATCCTCAGGCCGGCACTCTGCGGCAGGCCAGATCACCCGCGCGGTTTTCAGCCACTCCCACTGACACTTCGTCGCCTGCCCGGCGGCTGGGCGAAGACACGCGCGCGGTGCTGACAGCGGCGGGCTTTGACGCGGCCGAGATCGACGAGATGATCGCGACCGGCGTCGCGACGGATACACAGGACAGCGAAGAATGA